From a region of the Besnoitia besnoiti strain Bb-Ger1 chromosome I, whole genome shotgun sequence genome:
- a CDS encoding origin recognition complex subunit 2 protein (encoded by transcript BESB_006900): MALPSEGLAPASDARHAPLGRRSAGGFAAAVQPAQALRSSPSLPPSQSKAGEGRRLSQHAAFPALASSSFSASFASCLLPSAAWGSLIERRQQEQQQAAYDRELVVAQEAVKAEMERRVGEMREEVRKREDKDSLSEDDEEWLCSQFSGFERVLLRQTVRSYSTGATSSSASSARGAPHSASPRKRKAEEAVPDEREAKAQQAAGGKATGASSLPLASGASSQGGRAAPSRSAGVANGAVWSILLPFSHWLGVSWAPAPATRGAAGGPTSLLVPQLHSKGGAAKSRAGAAAGGTAAGVSPASSSFSFSFSFASKLLERRRRVRQREEAFLLEQERREEEERMKMFERARKRKKRSASAKNASRSSRRGCDAGALSGDEESSGSEEDDEKETDERGDDRRKSEKLERDLNRNGTPSAGASAHWAGSRATAHAADCTRLMAFDFLSCPSSVKLSDEKLPRALLRFLRRQWQKNTEAAETAGAHDGGRRGRGPRASAQDDRSDPVSPRERKLFSEGEEDDMLEEGEDEVSAAIPLLARRVHQRVAQLPYSNQKAKSNLLHYQLATHSLEWKAALLSGYAILVEGFGSKKQLLDLFAQHALRDGVCCVVEGYRREARLQHCLADLLVFLARASPKAAAAHQTRAAAASAKSNALRPLLQPASPLDRGETEKQVKGTTLAASLEKLVKEVRRAARHLNAPLYLVVHNVDAPALRGEARRALAALATCSNIHLICSADHHLHGFLFDSAELRSLNFLHYRCHTYMDYREEVLGFWGATCLFMPLWLRSSAGASGVSARDGGAEGAWVSGVNFSAVVAALTTNHKRLLKCVAERQLEQLRRGEGRAVSLEALSDPLFAMAGNLDRTKILQLLVELTSHGAAIKTSVGGQEALSIRASPAQLEQLLGILEQYGI, translated from the exons ATGGCGCTACCGTCGGAGGgcctggcgccggcgtcggaCGCGCGGCATGCGCCTCTGGGGCGCCGCTCCGCGGGGGGCTTCGCTGCGGCCGTTCAGCCCGCACAGGCCCTGCGGTCGAgcccgtctctgccgccgagCCAGAGCAAGGCTGGGGAGGGCCGGCGTCTGTCTCAGCACGCTGCGTTCCCTgctctcgcgtcttcctcgttttctgcttcgttcgcctcctgcctcctgCCCTCGGCTGCCTGGGGCTCTCTGATtgagcgcaggcagcaggagcagcagcaggctgCGTACGACCGagagctcgtcgtcgcgcaaGAGGCAGTGAAGGCGGAGATGGAGAGGCGCGTCGGGGAGATGCGCGAGGAGGTGCGCAAGCGGGAAGATAAGGACAGCCTgagtgaagacgacgaggagtgGCTTTGCAGCCAATTCAGCGGCTTCGAGCGCGttctgctgcggcagaccGTGCGTTCCTACTCGACGGGCGCCACGTCCTCGTCAGCCTCCTCCGCTCGTGGAGCGCCGCACAGTGCTTcgccgaggaagcggaaggccGAAGAGGCCGTGCCTGATGAGAGGGAAGCAAAGGCTCAGCAGGCAGCCGGCGGCAAGGCAACTGGAGCATCGTCCCTTCCCCTCGCTTCGGGGGCCTCTTCCCAGGGCGGCagggctgcgccgtcgcgctctgcaggcgtcgcAAATGGCGCTGTATGGAGCATTCTCTTGCCTTTCTCACACTGGCTGGGTGTCTCttgggcgccggcgccagcgacgcgggGCGCGGCCGGAGGTCCCACTTCGCTGCTTGTGCCTCAGCTCCACAGCAAGGGAGGCGCAGCAAAGTCTCGCGCaggggctgcagcaggcggaaCTGCTGCGGgagtctcgcctgcgtcttcgtcgttttccttctcctttTCGTTCGCGTCAAAGCTGCTcgaaagaaggcgacgcgttcgacagcgagaggaggcctTCCTCCTGGAGCaggagcgcagagaagaggaggagagaatGAAGATGTtcgagcgcgcgcggaagagaaaaaaaag ATCTGCTTCAGCGAAGAACGCGAGCaggtcgtcgcggcgcggctgcgatgCCGGCGCCCTTTCTGGAGACGAGGAgtccagcggcagcgaagaagacgatgaAAAAGAAACGGACGAGAGGGGCGACGACAGGCGAAAGAGCGAAAAACTCGAGCGCGACCTGAATAGGAACGGCAC GCCGTCcgctggcgcgtctgcgcactGGGCGGGTTCccgagcgacggcgcacgcggcggatTGCACGCGGCTGATGGCCTTCGATTTTCTTTCCTGCCCGTCTTCCGTGAAGCTCTCTGACGAgaagctgcctcgcgctctgctTCGGTTTCTGCGGCGGCAATGGCAGAAGAAcacggaggccgcagagacagcaggcgcCCACGACGGAGGCCGGAGGGGTCGCGGACCTCGGGCGAGCGCACAAGACGACAGGTCCGATCCCGTGTCtccaagagagaggaaacttttcagcgaaggcgaagaggacgacatgctggaggagggcgaagatGAAGTTT CTGCTGCGATTCCTCTGCTAGCCCGACGCGTGCACcagcgcgtggcgcagctgccCTACTCCAACCAGAAGGCAAAGAGCAATCTCCTTCACTACCAG TTGGCGACCCACAGCCTGGagtggaaggcggcgctgctttcGGGCTACGCGATCCTCGTGGAAGGCTTCGGCAGCAAGAAGCAGCTCTTGGATCTCTTTGCGCAGCACGCCCTCAG AgacggcgtctgctgcgtcgtggAGGGCtaccgccgcgaggcgcgcctgcagcactGCTTGGCTgatctcctcgtcttcctggCTAGGGCCTCTccgaaggccgccgcagcgcatcagacgcgcgccgccgccgccagtgcCAAATCGAATGCGCTTCGGCCCCTGCTCCAGCCAGCCTCTCCGCTTGACagaggcgagacagagaaacaAGTAAAGGGCACGACTCTCGCCGCTTCCCTGGAAAAACTGGTGAAG GAAgtgcggagagcggcgcggcactTGAATGCGCCGCTGTACCTAGTCGTCCACAACGTCGATGCGCCTGCGCTCAGAGGCgaagctcgccgcgcgctcgccgctcttGCGACTTGCTCCAAC ATTCACCTCATTTGCAGCGCCGATCATCACTTGCACGGGTTCCTCTTCGACTCCGCCGAACTCCGCTCGCTCAACTTCCTCCACTACCGGTGCCATACATACATGGACTATAG AGAAGAAGTTCTCGGCTTTTGGGGCGCGACGTGTCTCTTCATGCCGCTCTGGCTCCgaagcagcgccggcgcgtcgggcgtctcggcgcgggacggcggcgccgagggcgcgtgGGTAAGCGGAGTGAACTTCTCCGcggtcgtcgcggcgctcacCACTAACCACAAGCGGCTGCTCAAGTGTGTCGCCGAGCGACAGCTCGAACAGCTCAGGAG AGGGGAAGGTCGCGCGGTCTCCTTGGAGGCGCTTAGCGACCCGCTCTTTGCCATGGCGGGGAACCTCGATCGCACCAAGATCCTACAGTTGCTTGTCGAGCTCACCAGCCACGGGGCCGCCATCAAAACTTCTGTCGGCGGGCAGGAGGCGCTCTCGATCCGCGCGAGCCC GGCGCAGCTGGAGCAACTCCTCGGCATTCTCGAGCAGTACGGCATCTAA